Part of the bacterium genome is shown below.
TGGCGGCGGATGATAGGAACGCCTTTGATCCCCTGCAGTTCCCAGTGATCGTTGACCCATAACCCCCGGGGGGCGTCCACCCGTACCGCCAGCCGGTTCAGGGTGTCCATCTGCCAGATCACCACCGAGTCCATGGCGGCTTTGGGGACGTCGTATCTTTTAATGAAATAAAACCTGCCGTCGGTGCCGGCATAGTAAAGGTCGGAGCGGACAGTTTCAAAAAGCAGGCTGCGCTTGCGGATGTCCTGCCGCTCCAGATTCCCCCGTTTCTGGTTGGTAAAGGGCACCACCGTTTCCCCGAAGCCCAGCACCAGCAGGCTTACCAAAAGGCCCAGTATCAAAAGGGGTATGAAAATCCGGTTGAGGCTGATGCCAGATGATTTAAGGGCCACGATCTCGTAATTCCGGGACATCTGGCTGATGGTTCCCATGCTGGCCAAAAGCATGGCCACCGGCAGGGTCAGCACCAAAATGTAGGGGATCTGATATAAATAATAAAGGGCCACCATCCAAAGCTGGGCCTTGGCGTCGATGAAGATGTCCAGTTTTTCAAAGACGTCCACCAGGATGAAAAGCAGCACAAAGGAAACCAACGCCAGCAGCATGGTTTTGAGGAATTCCCGGATCAGATAGC
Proteins encoded:
- the lptG gene encoding LPS export ABC transporter permease LptG codes for the protein MKIIDRYLIREFLKTMLLALVSFVLLFILVDVFEKLDIFIDAKAQLWMVALYYLYQIPYILVLTLPVAMLLASMGTISQMSRNYEIVALKSSGISLNRIFIPLLILGLLVSLLVLGFGETVVPFTNQKRGNLERQDIRKRSLLFETVRSDLYYAGTDGRFYFIKRYDVPKAAMDSVVIWQMDTLNRLAVRVDAPRGLWVNDHWELQGIKGVPIIRRQFVNDQMLEDSLQFLSLTGFTETPESFTKRVLLPDEMNFTQLSRYIDALRRSGGDAHRYVVDLYFKLSFPFANFIILLFGLPILSNSRKSGATLSFSLSLLVCFVFWGILQTGRALGHNASLPPTVAAWLPNLLFGALGLYILYRAPK